From Mycobacteriales bacterium, one genomic window encodes:
- a CDS encoding helix-turn-helix domain-containing protein, whose translation AEALPHDAMHGRRLLHTVKEAAYELGIGRTKVFALIRSGELQSIRIGAARRIPDDAILDFIRRQRRCSPARPQTRRAQ comes from the coding sequence ATGCCGAGGCGCTGCCTCATGACGCGATGCACGGGCGCCGGCTGTTGCACACGGTGAAGGAGGCGGCGTACGAACTCGGCATCGGCCGGACGAAGGTGTTCGCGCTGATCCGCAGCGGTGAGCTGCAGTCCATCCGCATCGGCGCGGCCCGCCGGATTCCGGACGACGCGATTTTGGACTTCATCAGGAGACAGAGGCGTTGCTCGCCGGCCCGTCCACAGACCCGACGCGCGCAGTGA